The Glycine max cultivar Williams 82 chromosome 17, Glycine_max_v4.0, whole genome shotgun sequence genome contains the following window.
AGTGTCCAGATTTTTTTCCTGTGTCCATCAATAGCACAAATGGGGTGGATGCATCTGTCCAAAGTCAAAGTGTTAGACATGTCTTGAAGATAAGCTATCTACGTAGACATCAGGACTATTATTTTCTTGGTAAATATGTCTATGATGAGGGGAACTTTGTTCCTGATGTTAAATTCACAGGAACTAGTTCGGACTTAAGGCTTGACTATGGTAAGTTTTATGCTTCAAAGTCATTTTTTGACCATGCTAAGAACAGGAGGATATTGTGGGGGTGGGTGAACGAGTGTGACACTAGACAAAATGACATTGAGAAAGGATGGGCTGGTCTACAGGTATTTATATATGAGTTTAATGCCTATGTAGTACTAacagtgtaaaataattttatactatcatttaattatcaatcaacatttgaattgctttaaaatagttttatactataattattttaaaaattaacaaacttatcatCATACATGATGAAATGTGATTGGATGACTCTGTAAAACTTTTTACCGAGTCAGTGTATAACCCTTTtggttaaatattattttagggcTATATATTCATAGATTAGAAGTTCATATGTTGTTGGATGATGAATGATCTTGGCTATGTACTATGCAGTGTATTCCAAGGCAAGTTTGGCTTGATGAAAGTGGGAAGCAGTTGATGCAGTGGCCAATTgaagaaatagaaaaactaCGCGACAAACAAATTAGCATATTGGGGGAGAAACTGGTTGGTGGATCAATTATTGAAGTCTCAGGTATCACTGCATCACAGGTAAGTAAAATGGTTCTGTaatttgtcaaatttttttaaatacaacatGAATGATGGTTTTTCTTTAAAACTCGACTTTTTTAAGGCCGATGTAGAAGTGTTGTTTGAGCTACCCGAACTAGAGAATGTGGAGTGGCTAGATGAAAGTGAAGTTGATCCCCACTTGCTGTGTAGTGAAGAGTATGCAACAAGAAGTGGCACAATAGGGCCATTTGGTTTGTTAGCTTTAGCTTCTGAGGACCAAACAGAACACACTGCAGTGTTCTTCAGAATATATAGAGCTTCCAATAGATATATATGCTTCATGTGCAGTGACCAAAGCAGGTAATTCTGATATAATTATCTCAATTTAACTTGTAAATTATGGTGcatatattttactttcattaaGATTAAACCTCAACTAGAGATGTATGATTGAGTAGAGACTTTGAGTATATGAGACATGTGTACACTTTACAGGTCTTCATTGCGGCAGGACCTTGATAAAACCACATATGGAACAATCTTTGACATTGACCCTAATGTCAAAACGATTTCACTTAGAAGTTTGGTATGTTTATtgctaataataaatattatcctACTTGTTGCATCATATCTTAGAATGTGaatttatacttaattttaattgacgtggaacttgattttttttttttccaatatcaTGCTTGCTAGTTTGATATATATAGGTTCATATATTATGCAGATTGACCGCTCAATTATTGAGAGTTTTGGGGAGAAAGGGAGAATTTGTATTACCAGTAGAGTTTATCCCTCGATGTCTATAGACAAAAATGCACATCTTTATGTGTTCAACAATGGAAGCCAGAGTGTGGTGATCTCTGAACTGAATGCTTGGAGCATGAAGCAAGCAGAATTTGGCCAAGAAGAAAGCATAAATAAGCAGTAGCTAAGTTGGATTATCCTGTAACATTTTATCTTAGATACTTTAATATTGTATGTGATATTCTCTGTGATTGTTTCATATGGAGAATAATTTGAGCAACTTGAACTTTTACAACTTAATTTTCACATCTACTTTATACTAACCTCTTTTCACTAATCCACTTCAAACGCATAGGCTCCTCTTAACTAGGGGTCGTGACATTTTAAGAGCCATTAGCAATaccatatatatagagagaggagTGGATCAAATTTCGTATTTGATATTAAATTCAAAGTAGATTGAATCCAATCCAAACAAATTTAtagatgtttatatttttattctttatatatatttgtaaaattatcaCAACCTGTAAAATAATAGacttattttaaagataattacttAAGATGAAAAAATCACACGCTAATTGATTCCTCAGTATTAGTTTgatcatgaaataaaaaagaatgttaaaaaaacaaaaaaaaattgatgcattatattttagatatagtttattattttatagtatttttagaatattttataacataaactACCCTCAAACTGCAAAACTGAATCCAGTTTCTGACGTGTCGGATGAGGCAAATTGCCCCATTGGGGTAtttttacaaactatttttCTGAATGGGATTGTTTGTAAAGATTTTCTAATGGGGGACTGTTTTGTACGAGGAAAATGTCACCATTCATGACGAGATGCAGGTGGAAGGGGACTCGCCATTTCTTTTGGCGATTTGGCATGTCTATGTCGCCATTAGGTCTAGCGATTTGGCTTTGACGTGAAGAAGACGTAGACTTGTGTGCAGAAGAGATATGTTGGAAATACTGTTTTTCTAAGAAAGaaatacacttaaaaaaatgtcattttatttaattgctaCAAAAAAGGAAACATTAGAGGAAATACGCTTAAAAAAAgcgtcattttatttaattgctataaaaaaggaaacattggaaatatactttttttaagaaggaaatacgcttaaaaatgtcattttatttaatttctataaaaaaggaaacattgGAAATATGCTTCTTTTTAAGAAGGAAATAcgcttaaaaaatgttattttatttaattgctataaaaaaggaaacattggaaatacgttttttttaagaaggaaaTACGCTTAAATAAAATGATGCACTTTTAAGAAGGAAATACGCATCATTTTATTTAAGCGTATTTCCTTCTTAAAAAAGCGTATTTTCaatgtttacttttttatagtaattaaataaaatgatgctTTTTTTAAGCGTATTTTtaatgtttccttttttatagcaattaaataaaatgacatttttaagcgtatttccttcttaaaaaaagcatatttccaatgtttccttttttatagcaattaaataaaatgacgcTTTTTTAAGCGTATTTCCTCCTTAAAAAAGCGTATTtccaatgttttcttttttatagcaattaaataaaataatatttttttaagcgtatttccttcttaaaaaaagcatatttttaatgtttccttttttatagcaatcaaataaaatgacattttttaagcgtatttctttcttaaaaaaatccgTATTTCCAACATATCTCTTTTGCATACAAGCCTGCGTCTTCTTCACGTCAAAGCCAAATCGCCAGACCTAGTAATGACATAGACATGCCAAATCGCCAGAAGGAATGGCGAATCCCCTCCCACCTGCATCTCGCCATGCATGCTGGCGATATGCATGCATGGTGGCATTTTCCACGTACAAACCAGTCCCCCATTGAAAAATCTTTACAAACAACCACATTCTGaaaaatagtttgtaaaaaGACCCCCAATGAGACAATTTGCCGTCGGATGATCGCACAAGAACATcataatcataaacaaataCACTCGAAGTTCAAAAAGTCACTCCACCCTACAGGATAATAACCTCAACAAATCACAGGTTTTGCATCAAAGGCTTCTCTTACTTCCAATAAGTCGGGGCAaaatctttttgcaagaatttcAACCTGCTCAGCAAATGACTTCCCCCCATGCTCTCCAATATATTGGACCATTTGGTTCCACCACTTCCTACATACATCACCAGGTCTATGCTCAAGCAGATTGTCCCAATCTACCTCCTCCATGCAGCAAGCATTCAAAGTAAATAAAGCATTTACCAGGCGATAGTCATTAGTAG
Protein-coding sequences here:
- the LOC100806220 gene encoding fructan 6-exohydrolase isoform X2; this encodes MEINGEGASPHSINSIKFKVPEKQPYRTWYHFQPPQNWMNDPNAPMYYKGVYHFFYQHNPYAPTFGEKMVWAHSVSYDLINWIHLNHAIEPSDSYDINSCWSGSATILPGEEEQPVILYTGIDNNKYQVQNMAMPKDLSDPFLREWVKHPQNPAMTPPSGVEVNNFRDPSTAWQGKDGKWRVVIGAQNGDEGKTILYQSEDFVNWRVELNPFFATDNTGVCECPDFFPVSINSTNGVDASVQSQSVRHVLKISYLRRHQDYYFLGKYVYDEGNFVPDVKFTGTSSDLRLDYGKFYASKSFFDHAKNRRILWGWVNECDTRQNDIEKGWAGLQCIPRQVWLDESGKQLMQWPIEEIEKLRDKQISILGEKLVGGSIIEVSGITASQADVEVLFELPELENVEWLDESEVDPHLLCSEEYATRSGTIGPFGLLALASEDQTEHTAVFFRIYRASNRYICFMCSDQSRLTAQLLRVLGRKGEFVLPVEFIPRCL
- the LOC100806220 gene encoding fructan 6-exohydrolase isoform X1; protein product: MEINGEGASPHSINSIKFKVPEKQPYRTWYHFQPPQNWMNDPNAPMYYKGVYHFFYQHNPYAPTFGEKMVWAHSVSYDLINWIHLNHAIEPSDSYDINSCWSGSATILPGEEEQPVILYTGIDNNKYQVQNMAMPKDLSDPFLREWVKHPQNPAMTPPSGVEVNNFRDPSTAWQGKDGKWRVVIGAQNGDEGKTILYQSEDFVNWRVELNPFFATDNTGVCECPDFFPVSINSTNGVDASVQSQSVRHVLKISYLRRHQDYYFLGKYVYDEGNFVPDVKFTGTSSDLRLDYGKFYASKSFFDHAKNRRILWGWVNECDTRQNDIEKGWAGLQCIPRQVWLDESGKQLMQWPIEEIEKLRDKQISILGEKLVGGSIIEVSGITASQADVEVLFELPELENVEWLDESEVDPHLLCSEEYATRSGTIGPFGLLALASEDQTEHTAVFFRIYRASNRYICFMCSDQSRSSLRQDLDKTTYGTIFDIDPNVKTISLRSLIDRSIIESFGEKGRICITSRVYPSMSIDKNAHLYVFNNGSQSVVISELNAWSMKQAEFGQEESINKQ